In the Nocardia asteroides genome, CACCCGGGCGCACCCGCAGGTCGAGGTGGGCGCCAGCCCGCGCGCCGAGCTCGACCTGGTGCAGATGTCCCGGTCGAGGGCGCTGCTGCTCGGCCGGGACTACGTCATCCCGGAGGACATCAAGGCACTGGCCGTCTCCGCCATGGCGCACCGGATCACGCTGCGGCCCGAGATGTGGGTGCGGCGCATCCGCGGCGAGGATGTGATCTCCGAGCTGCTACGCCGGCTTCCGGTGCCGCGCGCCACGAACTCATGAGGCATCGGGACGCGGGCGCCACCGTCGAGGCGGAGCTGCGGTGGCGGCCCGCTCCGCTGGTCTTCATGCTGCTCGCCGTCGCCGGGGTCGCGCTGCTGCTCGCGCTGGTGGTGCAGCGGTGGCAGCTGGTCGTGTTCGCCGCGCCGATGATCGGGGTGCTGGTCACGGCGCCGTGGCAGCAGTCGCGGACCCGTATTCAGGTGGACGGATTCGGGACGCTGCGGTGTTTCGAGACCGAGGAGGTGACGTTCGAGGTCGCCGCCTTCGTCGACGACGGGCACGCGCTGCTCCGGATGACGCCGGAGCCGCTCGCCGGGCTGGCCGTGCACGTCGAGGGGAGTTCGGATTCCGGGCTCGCCCCGGCCGGGTTGAAACTCGCGCTCTCCGCGCAGCGGTGGGGGCGGTATCCCGCCGCGGTTCGCGTTTCCGCGCTGAGCCCCGCTGGGCTCGCCGTGGCTACCGCTGTGCTGCCCGCCGGGCAGCTGTACGTGTATCCGATCACCGATCCGCAGCGGCTCACGCTGCCGCGCATCGACATGCCGGAGCGGCTCGGCGTGCATCTGACCCGCAAGCACGGGCCCGGTGTCGAGTTCGCCGATATTCGCGCGTACGCGCCCGGCGATCAGCTGCGGCTGGTCAACTGGCCGGTCAGCGCGCGGCGCGGAAAGCTCTACGTCACCGAGCGGTTCACCAACCGCTCCGCCGACGTCGTCGTCCTGGTCGACACCTCCCAGCAGGCGCCCGGCCCCGCCACCGACTCACTGGAGCTGTCCGTGCGCGGCGCCGCCCAGGTGGTGCAATCCACCCTGCAAGCCGGTGATCGCACCGCCGTCGTCTGTCTCGGTGAGACCCCGCGCTGGTTGCGGCCCGATATCGGCCGCCGCCAGTTCTACCGGATCGTCGACACCGTACTGGACGTCGGTGACGAGCACATCCCCACCACCGGCACCCTCGCCCCGCACGCCGCCGTCCCCCTCGGCGCGATCATCGTCGCCTTCTCCACCTTGCTCGATACTCAATTCGCGCTGGCCCTCATCGATCTCCGTAAACGCGGGCACGTGGTGATCGTGGTCGACGTTCTTCGCGGCACGCCATTCCGTGCGGGGCTCGATCCGACGCTCAGCAAAATGTGGCAGTTGGAGCGCACCGCCATGTACCGGGACATGGGGACGGTCGGCGTCGACATCGTCGGCTGGCCCGAGGACGCCCGGCTCGACCAGGTCATGAAGCTGATCCCCGAGCACCGCCGGATGATCCGAGCCCGCCGATGAAGCGCTTCCTCGCCGCTCTCTCCGGGATTCTGCTCGCCGTCTCCGTCTGGGTGGTCGAGCCGTGGTTCGCCCTCGCCGTCCTGGCCCTCGCCGCCATCGGCCTGTGGTTCCGGGTCGCCGCCGTCGCCGCGGTCCTCGTCGCCGTCGGGCTCGTCGCCGTCGCCGACGTCGACCTGGTCGTCTGCGCCGCGGCCGGGCTGGTCGCCACCACCTACCTGCTGAACAGCGCGACCGTCACCGCCCCCGCCGGCGTAGTCCCCACCACCATCCCCTCCGTAGTCGGCGCCCTCTTCTTCTCCGGCTGCGCGGTCCTGGCCGCAAGCGTCCCCCTCGACATCCCCTACGCCCCCCTCGCCGCCCCCGTCCTGATCCTCGTCCTCTGCGCCCTGGTCCTGCTCGGAGTAGCAGTGCGCCGCAACGGTTCCCGATCCGAACCTGCCTTACCGCCGAGCCCTGAGCTGAACCCGGCCCCTGCCGCCGCAACCTCGGTCGAGGCAGACTCCGAGCCCTGAGAACTCCACGCATAGAGCACGGATCGAACTACCGATCGTCGGCCTCGGAAAACCACTACCTGTGCAGTCGGCTCGGGGTGGTATGACGAGGATGTTGGTCATAGCGGCACGGTATGGCGACCATCGTCGTCATAAGCGGGGTTCCAGCCGGCACTTCCGGTAGGCCATGATCACGCGATGCCCACCCTCTACCTGATCATCTGCGCCGCGGGCACCGCCCACCGCGCCGCCGACATGGTCCGCTCCGCCCAGGCCGAGGGCTGGTCGGTGCACTGCATAGCCACCCCCGCCGCCGTCGAACACTTCCTCGACATCCCCGAACTGGAAACCGTCACCGGCCACGAGGTGCGCACCGCCCACCGCAACCCCGGTGACCCGCCGCTCCCGCCCGCCGACGCCGTGATCGTCGCCCCCGCCACCTACAACACCATCAACAAATGGGCAGCGGGCATCGGCGACACCTACGTCCTCATCAAACTCGCCGAGTTGACCGGGCTCGGCATCCCCATCGTCGTCGTCCCCTACGTGAACTCCGTCCTCGCCGCGAACCGCGTCTTCCACCGCAGCCTGGCCGAACTCCGGGAATCCGGAGTTCGCGTCATCTACGAACCCCATCCACCCGGCGGAGGAGCTTTCCCCTTGGACGCCGCGCTCGCCGCGATCAAGGGTGGATGATCACGGTTCCAGGAAGAGGCGTTCGTTCGGTAGGCGCGGTGCGTTCACCGAGCCGTGTGGGCTGACCCGCACCTTTTCAGCGAGGCGGTGGTGTTCGAGGTCGCAGACGAAGACGAGCGCGGCAGTGAGACAGGCGGCGAAATGGAACTCGAGTCCGCCGATCAGGAGGGTGAGCCAGACATCGGGCTCGTGCGGGCGTGGTGAGGGCATGGTCAGGTGCGGGCCCAGTGCGCGAGAGCGACGGCCAGGCGCTCGAGCAGTTCGCGTTCCGGCGAGGGAAGGGCATACGCCGGCGGCGGTATCGGCTTCGGCTTCCTGAGGGGAAGTGGGTCCGGAGCGTTCATCGCTCAGCCGCGCATTTGCGCAGAGCGGCGATCACCGCGCTCCGGGGCGGTAAAAGGGCGCTGGTTGGCGGCACGATCCAGATTCGTGCGGGTGCGCGCCGGAGCGCCGGGGACGGGAGCGGAATGTCCGTCTCCGCGATTATTGCGGCGTTGAACTCTGTGAATCCGTCGGGTGGGTGGTCGTCGGGCAGGTCGACCTCGGTCAGAAACATCCACCGTCGGGCAGGTGGATAGCAGGACACCGGCCCGCCGTGTCCGGTCGACTCGAGCCGGGCCGCGACGGCACCCCCGAGCCTGGCAGGCATGGTGAGCGCGGAAATCTCGGCACCGGGTACAAGGATTTGCCGAGCACACCATTCGGGGATGTAGGCGGGGATGCCGCACACGTTTCGGTAGTACGCACAGCGTTGCTTCGTGGTGGTGCCCCACGGCGGTGTCCTGGTGTTCATCGAAACCCCTGCTCTCGACCGGCGGTTTCGGCCATGGAACAGCGGCTGCGGAGTATGGTCTCGCCGAATCGGGGTGCCCGATCGGATTCGCTCGTCGGCCCAGGGGTGTGCCCGTCGCAGGTGGGAGCAGGTATTCGTAGCGGGTCCGTGGCCGCACCCGAAATGGGTGCACCGGCGGACCCGGAATGGGGGAAGTTCATGGATCAGGTCCAAACGGCATCGACACTGCCGCGTCGGCAACTCGGTCGATACCTCCGTGAATGGCGGTCGCGGGTCGGCTTGACCCAGGCGGCGGCCGGGCGGTTGGTGGAGATGAGCGCCAGTGCGCTGCAACGGATCGAGGCGGGTGAGACGACGCGGCTGCGCGGCCGCGATATCGAAGCGCTCTGCGATGTGTACGGGGTGCCGCCGGAAACCACCACGGCGTTCGTCGGGTTGGCACGGCAGGCAAATGTGAAGAGTTGGTGGCACCAGTACGGGGATCTGATCCCACCGGATTTCAACGTTTACGTCGGGCTGGAATCCGTTGCGGCGAAGATTTATTCATATCAACCCGAGTTGATTCCGGGGCTCCTCCAGACTCCGCAGTACGTGTACGAGTTGATCCGGAACCGGCAGCCGGAAGGCCCGGTGGTGGAGTGGGAACAGCACGTCGAGTTCAGGGCGCATCGGCGGACGATCATCAACCGGCGAACGGAGCCCGTTCGCCTCGATGTCGTGATCGGCGAGGCTGCCCTGCGCAGACCTGTCGGAAGTCCGGGGGCGATGGCGAGGCAGTTGCGGCACCTCGCGGATGTGCCCGGCCAGTTGCCGCACGTCACGGTCCGGATATTGCCCTTCGCGGCGGGATTTCCGGGTGGAGTCTCGCTGTCGCCCTTCGTCATTCTCGGGTTCGGCGAAATGACGCCCGGCGAGCCGATCGAGCCACCGGTCGTCTACCTCGAAGCAGTGGTGGGCAACCTCTACCTCGAAAAGCCGGACGACACGTCGAACTATCATGAGGCGTATGACCGGCTGGCGCGTGCCGCGCTGGATGAGGTGGCAAGCAGGCAACTGCTTCGACAGGTGGCAAGGGAGTACGAACGTGGAGCATGACCTTCCGGAGTTGACGTTCCACAAGAGCACCTTCAGCCAGGCAGGCGGAGAGTGCGTCGAGGTGGCCGAGGCACCGAACGGCGACCGCTACGTCCGCGACTCCAAGAACCCCGCCGCCGGCACCCTCCGCTTCACCGCCGGTGCGTGGACGGCCTTCACCCACGGTGTGCGCAGCGGAGAGTTCTGAAACCTGGGATCGGTAGGTGCCGCGCCTGGCATCTACTTACCGCATGACATCTGCACAGCTTCCCCAGAACAACCCGCACTCCACCGGCCTGGACAAGAAGACCAGCGCCATCCTCTCCTACGCCCTCGGCTGGCTCACCGGAATCGTCTTCCTCTTCCTGGGCAAGCACGACCCCGACGTGCGCTTCCACGCCGCGCAGTCGATCGTGTTCTTCGGCGCGGTCTCGGTGCTCAATATCGTCCTGAGCATCCTCGGCTCGCTCCTCGGCGCCCTGGGAATCATCTTCAGCCTCGCCGGATTCGCCCTCTCGGTCTTCGCCGCGGTCGTCTGGGTCATGGCCATGCTCCAGGCGAACAGGACCGGCGGGGTCCGCGCGGAACTGCCCATCGTCGGAAAGTTCATCGCCCCGTACGCCGATCGCCTGGCCGGCGGCGTCAACTGACGGCAGGAAGCATGCCGCCCGGGTCGGTAGCGTCTGTCCGATGACCGACGCTGCCGACCTGATGCGGTTGTACCTGGCCGATCCGGACCAGCCCTTCCCGCCCGTCGAGCTCGCAGACCCCTCCGGGTTGATCGCCTTCGGCGGGGAGCTGTCCCCGCAGCGGCTGCTGGACGCCTACGCCTCGGGCATTTTCCCCTGGTACAACCCCGGTGAGATCATCCACTGGTACTGCCCGGACCCGCGCAGCATCCTGGTCCCGACCGATCTGCGCGTCACCAAGTCCTACCGCCGAGCCGTCGACAAAGCCGATTACGCGGTAACCATGAATCGCGCCTTCGCCGAGGTGATGGTGAAATGCGCCGAACCCCGTGCCGACGAGGACGGGACCTGGATCGGCGACGACATGCTCGCGGCCTACCTGCGACTGCACCGCCTCGGTCACGCGCACTCGGTCGAGGTGTGGCGCGACGGCGCCCTGGTCGGCGGCCTCTACGGCGTCGCCCGCGGCCGCTCCTTCGCCGGCGAGTCCATGTTCTCCCGCGCCCGCGACATGTCCAAGGTCGCGCTGTACTGGCTCTGCGCCCAGCTCACCGCCTGGGAGTTCCCCCTCATCGATTGCCAGATCGCCTCCGGCCACCTGGTCTCCCTCGGCGCCATCGAGATCCCCCGCGCGGACTACCTCTCCCGGCACGCCCGAGCCGCCGACCTCCCCGGCCCGCCCGGCCGCTGGCAGTTCGACATTTCGGTCCCGGCCTCGCCCGACCACCTACCGGCATGAGTGAATGAGTTTCGTGGCTGACAGAGCGATCAACGCGGAGCACGTCACCGACGAGATGGTGCGAGCTTGGGCGGAGGAGGCGGAAGCGGGCTACAACGTCGAGCTGCTGAGAAGGCGCGGCCGACCGACGAAAACATACAGCGCGAGTGTTTCTCGCGACGAGGACGCCTGGTTGATCGAGGTGCCCGAGATCGCTCGGGTCACGCAGGCTCTCGAGCTCCGGCAGGTCGAAGGTATGGCTCGCGACCTCATCGCCATCATGGACGATGTCAACCCGTCCTCGATCGAACTTCACATCGAGTGCGTGCCGATATCGCCGCCACACGGTCGACGGGACTCAGCGGAGCGTTCTGACCTGGGTCGACCAGGCGTCCCGGACGATCTCCTCGAGCTCCGAGTGCCGGGGTGACCAGCCCAGGTCCGCGATCGCTCGCGACGGATCGCTGATCGATACCGCCGGTTCCGACGCCGCCGGGCGGTATTCGAGCGGAACCGGCCGACCGCTCACGCGCTCGACCGCCGCGACGACATCCTTCACGCTGCTCCCCACCCCGCTCCCGACGTTGTACGTCACCGCCTGCGAGACTGCGGGCAGGTGGTCGACCGCGGCGGCGAAAGCGTCGGCGGCGTCGGCGAGGTGCAGATAGTCGCGGACGGCTGATCCGTCTCCGTTCACCGTGAGCGGTGTCCCGCAGGCCGCTGCCGCGAGGGCGCGGGGGAGGAGGCGGGTTGGGTCGGGGTCGGAGCCTCCGGTGATGTTCAGCATCCGCAGGGTGATGGCGGGGAACGACTCGAGCGCCAGTTCGGCGGCGAGTTTGCTGGCGGCGTAGGGGTGCGGCGGGGCCGGGGGCAGGTCTTCGGTCATTGGCTGGCGGTCCGGCGTGCCGTAGACCGAGCCGGTCGAGGCGAAGACGATGCGGCGAACCGCGGCCGAATTCATGGCGTCGAGGAGCGCGAGGGTCCCGCTGGTATTGGTGCGGAAGTAGCCCAGCGGGTCGGTGAGCGACTCGCGGGCTCGGGTGCGACCGGCGAGGTGGCACACCGCGTCCACATCCCGGATGGCTTCCCGGAGCGACCTGGGATCGTGCAGGTCGGCGACCCGGGCCGGGCCGGATGCACCGACTCGGCCCGGCGCCCGGACCATCGGAATGGGTTCATGGCCACGGCCGCGCAGCGCTGCGACAACGGCCCGGCCGACATAGCCGTTCGCTCCGGTCACGAGTACCCGCACCGGGCCATCATGGCAGTTCGGCGCGGGTTCGTGAGCGTTTCCGGGCTTGGGGAGGGGAGGACCTACTCCGCGACTCGCAACTCCACGTCTGCCAAGACCGGCGCGTCATCCCGCTCGACCACGGTCACCCCGAGCGTGACCACATCTCCGGACTTCCACCCGCGAATCCGCAACGTCTCCCCTGGGAAGACCACCCCGGCGAACCGCGCCCGGAACCCGCCGACCTTCGAAACATCGCTGCCGAGAAGCGCATCCGTCGCCGCCTTGCAGGTGATCCCGTACGTGCACAGTCCGTGCAGAATCGGCGCCGGGAACCCGGCCCCCTTGGCAAACCCCGGATCCGAATGCAGCGGATTGCGATCCCCGCTCATCCGATACAGCAGCGCCTGCTGCGGCAGAATCGGCACCAGCTCCTCGAAATCCGGAGCGGACGAGGGAATCTCGACCTTGGTCGAAGGCCCCCGCTCCCCGCCGAACCCACCCTCACCCTTGGCGAAGATGGACGACCGATCCGTCCACAGCGGCTCCCCGTCGGAGCCGACGACGGTCAGCTCGCGAACCACGACCGCGGCAGACCCCTTGTCCCACACCTCGGTCACCCGACCGGACAACGTCGCCTTCCCGGAAGCCGGAATAGCCCGGTGCAGCACGATCTCCTGATGCGCGTGCACCACCTTCGCCAGGTCGATATCGACCCCGGGGTAACTCACCTTCGGCGGCTCGGTCTCGTGCACGGTCGGCGCGACGGCCGCGAAGGTGGGCAGCACCTGCGGGGCCACGTCGTCCAGGTAGCGGAGCTCCGCGGGGTCGGTCCAGCGCGTGCCCGCGCCGAGCCCGAGGTGATAGATCTGCACGTCGGACGGCGTCCAGGAGAACGAACGTCCGGGCAGTTCGGCGCCGAGCGCGCGGTCGAGATCGATGGGCATCAGTGAACCTCCTTGGCCTTCTGCTCGACGATATCCATGACGGCCAGGTACCCGAAGGTCAACGCGGGGCCGATGGTGGCGCCGGGGCCCGCATAGGTGTGGCCCATGACCGGCGCGCTGACATTGCCGGAGGCGTACAGCCCCTCGATCACGCTCTGATCCTCGCGCAGCACCCGGGCCGCGGTGTCGGTGACGACGCCGCCCTTGGTGCCGAGGTCGCCGGGCACGAGGACGACCGCGTAGAACGGCCCCTCCTCCAGCGCGCCGAGGCACGGGTTCGGCTTGACGGTGGGATCGCCGTAGTACTTGTCGTACGCGCTGTCCCCGCGGTGGAAGTCCTCATCGACGCCGGTCTCGGCGAAGCCGTTGAACCGCTCGATGGTGGCGGCCAGCTTGTCGGCGGGCACCTTGATCTTCTCGGCGAGCTCGGCCAGCGTCGGCGCGGTGACGATGTGGTCGTTCTCCAGCCAGCGCTTGGGAATCCGCTGCCCCGGCTGCAGCCCGGCGAAGATGTAGCGGTTGCGGTAGCGCTGGTCGAAGACGAGCCAGGCGGGGATGTTCTCGCCGGGGCCATCGCCCTCGCCGTACTCGCCGCCGTACATGGTGTGCACCGCCTCGACGTACGGCGCCGACTCGTTGCCGAACCGTTCGCCGCGATCGTTCACGATGACGCACCCGGGCAGGTTGCGCTCGGAGAGGCAGAACCAGGGCTTGCCGCCCTTGAAGATGGTCGGGCCCCACCAGGCGTCGGCCATGATGTCGGTGTCGGCGCCGAGCTCGAGCGCGGCGCGGTGGCCGTCGCCGGTATTGGCGGGGGCGCCGGTGGTCCAGTCGGTGGTGATCGGGGCGCGCTGGTACTTCGCGCGCATCTCCGCGTTGTGGTCGAACCCGCCGGTCGCGAGCACCACGCCGCGCTTGGCGGTGAGCCGCACCGCCTCGCCGTTCTGCTCGGCATCCACCCCGACCACCCGGCCGTTCTCCACGACGAGCCCGGTCAGCGGCGTCTCCAGCAGCACCGGCACGTTCGCGTCGAGCAGCCCCTTGCGGATGGCGGCGGCCAGCGCCTGCCCCATCCCGAGCAGGTGCTTCCCGGTGAGCCGCGCCCACGTGGTGCGCGCCCCGACCTTCGCGGCCCGCAGCATGCCACGCGGGTGCCTGCGGATCAGGTTCAGCTGCTTGAAGTCGGCCTGGGTGACCACGACGTTCAGCGGCGCCTTGCTGTAGTTGGGCTCCAGCTTGAACCGCTCGGCACCGAGCACCTTCGCGTTGAAGGGCTTGGGCTCGCAGGAGCGCCCCTCGGCCGTCCCGCCCGGCGCCTCTGGGTAGTAGTCGGAGTACCCCGGCACCCAGTTCATCTTCAGCGGCGTGTGGTCGAGCACGAAGTCGAACGCCTCGGCGCCGCGGTCGATGTAGGTATCGATCCGGTCCTTCGGCACCACCTCGCCGATGATGCTGTGCAGGTAGGTGCGGGCCGCCTCGCGGTCGTCCGGGCGGCCCGACGCCTTCAGCGCCTTGTTCCCCGGAATCCACACCCCGCCCCCGGAGCGCGCGGTCGACCCGCCGTAGTGCGCGGCCTTCTCGATGACCACGACGCTGAGTCCGTGGTGTGCCGCGGTGAGGGCCGCGGTCATTCCGGCGGCGCCGCTGCCGACCACCACCACGTCGTATTCCCGATCGCTCATGTAGAACACGTTATAGAATGGACGCGGCTTTGGTCTATGTCGAGTGGCAGATGACTCGAGAACAACCAGGTAACTCGTTTCAGTTCGGAGTGTGAATGGTCTGGGATAGCAGTGCCGACGTCGTCGTGATCGGTGCCGGGGCCGCGGGCGCCGCCGCCGCGCTGGAGGCGGCGGCAGCGGGGGCGCAGGTGCTCGCGCTCGACCGGTTCGCCGGCGGCGGGGCAGCGGCGCTCTCCGGCGGGATCGTCTACGCGGGCGGCGGCACCAGCATCCAGCGTGCGGCCGGGGTCACCGACGATCCGGCGTGGATGCTGGCGTATCTCCAGCGCGAGGTCGGCGACGCGGTCGCCCCGGAGACGCTGCGCCGATTCGTCGACGAGAGCCCCGCGCTGATCGACTGGCTGATCGAGCACGGCGTCCCCTTCGATCCCGCGCTCTGCCCCTACAAGACCTCCTACCCGAACGACGACTGGTACCTCTACCACTCCGGCAGCGAGCTCTCCGGCGCCTTCGCCGACATCCCGCCCGCGCAGCGCGGGCACCGGGTGAAGGGGCGCGGGGTCTCCGGGAAGAAGTTCGCCACCGGGCTGCTCGCCTCGATGCGCAGGGCCGGGATCCAGCTCGAGACCTGCACCCGCGCGACGACCCTGCTCACCGATGACACCGGCGCGGTGATCGGCGTCGAGTGCGTGACCATGAACAGCGCACCCCGCCGCGTGCGCGACCAGTTCGCGCGGATGGCGGCGCTCGCGGCCAAGCCCGGCATCTACTACCCGCCGCTGCGCAAGGCGATGGAGCAGCGCATGGCGCGGCTCGAGCAGCGCTACGGCGTCACCACGAGGGTGCTCGCCAGGCGCGGCGTGATCGTCAGCGCGGGCGGCTTCATCGCGAACCGGGAGATGGTGCTCGAGCACGGCCCCGAATTCCGGCACGGCCTCGCGCTCGGCACCACCGGCGACGACGGCAGCGGTATTCGGATGGCGCAGCGGGCGGGTGCCGTCACCGCGCACATGGACAACATCTCCGCCTGGCGCTTCCTGCTCCCGCCCAGCGCGTTCGCGGGGGCATTGCTGGTCGACGCGGCGGGCACCCGCGTCATCGATGAGACCCGCTACGGCGCGGCCGTCGGCGGCAAATTGGTCCGCGAGCACGGCGGCCTCGGCTGGCTGCTGGCCGACGACGCGGTCGCCCGGCGTGCCTTCGGGCAGATCCACCGGGAGGGCGCCTGGTTCCAGCGCGCCCAGTTCGAACCGGTGCGCCGCCGGGCCGTCAAGGCCCCGACCATCGAGCAGGCGGCCAGGAAGGCGGGTATCGACCCGGCCGGGCTGCGCGCCACCGTCGAGGCGCACAACGCCGCCATCGCGAACGGCACGCCCGACCCCGTCGGCAAGCCGGCCGAATTCCGCGAAAACTGCGCCACCGGCCCGTTCTGGCTGTTCGATGTGGGTATCAAACCCAGCCTGACCAACCCCTGCCCGATGCTCACGCTCGGCGGCGTCGTGGTGAACGAGGAGACCGGGGCCGTGCGCGACCGCGACGGCGCCGACATCCCCGGCCTCTACGCCGCGGGCCGCACCGCCGTCGGCATCTGCTCGCGCTCCTACGTGAGCGGGCTCTCGCTCGCCGACTGCGTCTTCTCCGGGCGGCGCGCCGGTCGGGCGGTGGCCGGGGCGGACATAGTGGAAGGAATCCGATAGGTGCTCTCCGAGGCGGTACGCATCGAGCTGGCCGACGAACTCGCCGTCGCCGAGCGCGAACGGGTCGCGATCGACCCGCTGGTGGCCAGGCACCCGGATATCGACGTGGTCGACGCCTACGAGATCCAGCTGCTGAACATCAGGCACCGGGTGTCGAACGGCGCGAAGGTGGTCGGGCACAAGGTCGGGCTCTCCTCGAAGGCCATGCAGCAGATGATGGGCGTCGATGAGCCGGACTACGGCCACCTGCTCGCCGAGATGGAGGTTTTCGAGGACCGGCCGGTGCCCGCCGCGAACTACCTCTTCCCGCGGGTCGAGGTGGAGGTCGGCTTCGTGCTCGGCGCCGACCTGCCCGGGGAGGAGTGCACCGAAGCCGACGTGCTGGCCGCGACCACCGCCTTCGCCCCCGCGATCGAGCTGATCGACTCGCGGATCAGGGACTGGAAGATCGGGCTCTGCGACACGATTTCGGACAATGCGTCGTCCGCCGGGTTCGTGCTCGGGCCGGAGCGGGTGGCGCCCGGCGAGATCGATGTAAAGAGCATCGATGCCGTGCTCACTCGCAATGGCGAGCTGGTCGCGGAGGGGCGCAGCGATGCGGTGCTCGGTGACCCGGTGATCGCGGTGGCGTGGCTGGCGCGGAAGGTGGCGAGCTTCGGAGTGCGGTTGAAGGCGGGGGACATCGTGCTGCCCGGCTCCTGCACGCGGGCCATCGATGCCCGGTCCGGGGACGACTTCCTTGCCGAGTTCGCCGGACTCGGTACTGTCCGGCTGCGCTTCTAGTAGCGCCACCCACGCGGAGTCACGGGGAGTTGCCGGTCGGGCGCAGCCGGTATGCGCTACCGTCCGGCATCTGCCATGATTTTGCTAGAATCATGGCATGACGATGTTCCAGGTCAGTGATCTAGCGGGAGCACGACGCCGCGAATTCCTCGATGAAGCCAAGCAGGACTCGGCTTCGCTGCGGGATACCGATGGCTCGGTCCTGGTCATGCTCGCGGCTCGCCGGGTGGCGGCGCTGCGGGAGGCGGCCTCGGTGGCGACGCTGCTGTTCGCCGTCGAAGCCGTGCTCGCGCGAACCGACAAGCCGACGCCGGTCGAACTGGGCGGGCTGGCTTGGCTGGCGGAGTTCGATGCCGACGACCGGGCCGAAGCACTGTCCGAGATCAGGAACGCGGTCGCGCTCACCGTCGCATCGGAGGATCCGGCGCCACTGCGCGAGGTGCTGCACGCATGGGCGACCACCGCATCGGTCATGCGTGATCCCGCGCGCCGAGCCATCCACACCGCCCCGGCGGGCGAACTCGAGTTCAGCGAAGTCGAGGCTCCGCGTCCGGGCGATGATGACTGAGGGTGATCCGCAACCCGGCGCCTACCGTCCGTTCGTCGCCGCCCGGTCACCCGGCGGCAAGCCGCGGGAGAAGCCCAGCTAACGGGTGCTCGTGCACCGGCAGTACGTGCACGTGTGGAACGAACTCGCCGACCGCGTCGGCCTGACCGCGGCGTGTCAGTTCTGGGATCACGTAACCGCCACGCCCGGCCGACCACCGTCGGTGGGCAGCTCGACGATGCTGCGCGGCAAACATCACGGTCCCAAGTGGGCCGGCTACTCGCGCACCATCCACTACGAGATCAGTGGTGCCGGGCGGATCGACTACCAATACTGCGGTGACACGCGAGAAGGTGCGGACGGCGATCCGCACGCGGTCGTCAAGATTCTGACTATCGACCTGGGTAGCCATTGAGTGACTGACGTCTCACGGGTTCCTTGTCAGCTTCTCCCGACCTACCCGGTCTACCCGGTAACCGACGAGCGAAGGAGTGACGATGAGGATTGCGGTGGCGGGCGGGACCGGGACCGTGGGGAAGCCGGTGGTGGAGGTGCTGCGCGAGCGCGGGCACGAGGCGGTTGTGCTGGCTCGGTCGACCGGGGTGGACCTGCGCACCGGTGCGGGGCTCGACCTGAGCGGAGTCGATGCGGTGGTCGATCTGACCTCGCTGGTCACGCGCTCGACCGGGGAGGCGACGGAGTTCTTCGAGCAGGTCACCGCGAACCTGCACCGAGCGGAGCGGGCGGCGGGGGTGCGGCACCATGTGCTGCTCGGGATCGTCGGGAGCGATGCGGTGCCGTTCGGCTACTACACCGGGAAGATGGCGCAGGAGCGCGCCGTCGAGCGTGGACCGGTGCCGTGGACGTTGCTGCGTGCGACCCAGTTCCACGAGTTCGCCGGGCAGCCGCAGGGTGGGGTGCGGGTCGGCCCGCTGACGCTGGTTCCCGCCATGCGGGTGAATCCGGTCGCGGCGCGCGAAGTCGCGGAACGGCTGGTCGATCTTGCCGTGGGTGAACCTCGGGGGCGGGTTCGCGACCTCGGTGGGCCGGAGAATCTGGAGCTGGACG is a window encoding:
- a CDS encoding MaoC/PaaZ C-terminal domain-containing protein, producing MPIDLDRALGAELPGRSFSWTPSDVQIYHLGLGAGTRWTDPAELRYLDDVAPQVLPTFAAVAPTVHETEPPKVSYPGVDIDLAKVVHAHQEIVLHRAIPASGKATLSGRVTEVWDKGSAAVVVRELTVVGSDGEPLWTDRSSIFAKGEGGFGGERGPSTKVEIPSSAPDFEELVPILPQQALLYRMSGDRNPLHSDPGFAKGAGFPAPILHGLCTYGITCKAATDALLGSDVSKVGGFRARFAGVVFPGETLRIRGWKSGDVVTLGVTVVERDDAPVLADVELRVAE
- the kstD gene encoding 3-oxosteroid 1-dehydrogenase; amino-acid sequence: MSDREYDVVVVGSGAAGMTAALTAAHHGLSVVVIEKAAHYGGSTARSGGGVWIPGNKALKASGRPDDREAARTYLHSIIGEVVPKDRIDTYIDRGAEAFDFVLDHTPLKMNWVPGYSDYYPEAPGGTAEGRSCEPKPFNAKVLGAERFKLEPNYSKAPLNVVVTQADFKQLNLIRRHPRGMLRAAKVGARTTWARLTGKHLLGMGQALAAAIRKGLLDANVPVLLETPLTGLVVENGRVVGVDAEQNGEAVRLTAKRGVVLATGGFDHNAEMRAKYQRAPITTDWTTGAPANTGDGHRAALELGADTDIMADAWWGPTIFKGGKPWFCLSERNLPGCVIVNDRGERFGNESAPYVEAVHTMYGGEYGEGDGPGENIPAWLVFDQRYRNRYIFAGLQPGQRIPKRWLENDHIVTAPTLAELAEKIKVPADKLAATIERFNGFAETGVDEDFHRGDSAYDKYYGDPTVKPNPCLGALEEGPFYAVVLVPGDLGTKGGVVTDTAARVLREDQSVIEGLYASGNVSAPVMGHTYAGPGATIGPALTFGYLAVMDIVEQKAKEVH
- a CDS encoding FAD-binding protein; translation: MVWDSSADVVVIGAGAAGAAAALEAAAAGAQVLALDRFAGGGAAALSGGIVYAGGGTSIQRAAGVTDDPAWMLAYLQREVGDAVAPETLRRFVDESPALIDWLIEHGVPFDPALCPYKTSYPNDDWYLYHSGSELSGAFADIPPAQRGHRVKGRGVSGKKFATGLLASMRRAGIQLETCTRATTLLTDDTGAVIGVECVTMNSAPRRVRDQFARMAALAAKPGIYYPPLRKAMEQRMARLEQRYGVTTRVLARRGVIVSAGGFIANREMVLEHGPEFRHGLALGTTGDDGSGIRMAQRAGAVTAHMDNISAWRFLLPPSAFAGALLVDAAGTRVIDETRYGAAVGGKLVREHGGLGWLLADDAVARRAFGQIHREGAWFQRAQFEPVRRRAVKAPTIEQAARKAGIDPAGLRATVEAHNAAIANGTPDPVGKPAEFRENCATGPFWLFDVGIKPSLTNPCPMLTLGGVVVNEETGAVRDRDGADIPGLYAAGRTAVGICSRSYVSGLSLADCVFSGRRAGRAVAGADIVEGIR
- a CDS encoding 2-keto-4-pentenoate hydratase; protein product: MLSEAVRIELADELAVAERERVAIDPLVARHPDIDVVDAYEIQLLNIRHRVSNGAKVVGHKVGLSSKAMQQMMGVDEPDYGHLLAEMEVFEDRPVPAANYLFPRVEVEVGFVLGADLPGEECTEADVLAATTAFAPAIELIDSRIRDWKIGLCDTISDNASSAGFVLGPERVAPGEIDVKSIDAVLTRNGELVAEGRSDAVLGDPVIAVAWLARKVASFGVRLKAGDIVLPGSCTRAIDARSGDDFLAEFAGLGTVRLRF
- a CDS encoding SDR family oxidoreductase, with translation MRIAVAGGTGTVGKPVVEVLRERGHEAVVLARSTGVDLRTGAGLDLSGVDAVVDLTSLVTRSTGEATEFFEQVTANLHRAERAAGVRHHVLLGIVGSDAVPFGYYTGKMAQERAVERGPVPWTLLRATQFHEFAGQPQGGVRVGPLTLVPAMRVNPVAAREVAERLVDLAVGEPRGRVRDLGGPENLELDDMIRRYGAATGRGGRVLRFPLPGKAGRAFRAGALLARGDADRGTQTFAQWLATRRDRTHS